The following coding sequences lie in one Megalodesulfovibrio gigas DSM 1382 = ATCC 19364 genomic window:
- a CDS encoding TlpA family protein disulfide reductase, translating to MTVIPGVPGRILGGLLRWCLLTILGISALAAPVLAQPAVLDYQGLMDEIRLQGAGRGRPLVVAFWATWCGPCLKEMPGYHALRQTYTEEQLGILLVSLDFDSGAYTRYLQTNPITLPSYLAAPDLMQLMAIKSIPKLLLFDAAGLAILQHEGYLSPEALRDKLEELLPP from the coding sequence ATGACCGTCATCCCAGGCGTCCCGGGCCGGATTCTCGGCGGCCTGCTGCGATGGTGCCTGCTGACGATCCTGGGCATATCCGCCCTGGCCGCGCCTGTCCTGGCGCAGCCGGCAGTGCTGGACTACCAGGGGTTGATGGACGAGATCCGTCTGCAGGGCGCGGGCCGCGGCCGGCCCCTGGTGGTGGCCTTCTGGGCCACCTGGTGCGGCCCCTGCCTCAAGGAGATGCCCGGCTACCACGCCCTGCGCCAGACCTATACCGAAGAGCAGCTGGGCATCCTGCTCGTCTCCCTGGACTTCGACAGCGGCGCCTACACGCGCTATCTGCAAACCAATCCCATCACCTTGCCCAGTTACCTGGCCGCGCCGGACCTGATGCAGCTCATGGCCATCAAATCCATCCCCAAGCTGCTGCTCTTCGACGCCGCAGGGCTTGCCATCCTGCAGCATGAGGGCTACCTATCCCCCGAGGCGCTGCGGGATAAACTGGAGGAGCTGTTGCCGCCTTGA